The Streptomyces pactum genome contains a region encoding:
- a CDS encoding IS4 family transposase, whose translation MARVGQVRAPADERLSDRIAIGVLTQAFPPHLVDEVIAESGRTEQRSRLLPARVVVYFVLAMCLFFGQGYEEVARLLGEGLGDGRRSWRVPTTAAIGRARRRLGTEPLRALFARVCRPVAVPETAGAWYRHWRLVAVDGTTLDVADTAANEEFFGRHASTRGAAAFPQARLVALAECGTHAVFGAVIGPQSASEQKLSRQLFPQLQEGMLLLADRGFYGFELWQAARDSGADLLWRVRKSAVLPVTQVLGDGSYLSTVHAEKDRRSRRNPVVVRVIEYTLARTGDATVYRLLTSLLDPEEAPARELAALYAQRWEIETTLDEIKTHQRGPKLILRSKYPWGVEQEIYGFLLVHHAVRQLMHQSALREGLDPDRLSFTRSLRIVRRQVPAQAAFSPRPTRPGTGPHPG comes from the coding sequence GTGGCGAGGGTGGGGCAGGTCAGGGCGCCTGCGGATGAGCGGTTGTCGGACCGGATCGCGATCGGGGTGCTGACGCAGGCGTTTCCGCCTCATCTGGTCGATGAGGTGATCGCCGAGAGCGGCCGGACCGAGCAGCGCAGCCGTCTGCTGCCGGCGCGGGTGGTGGTCTACTTCGTTCTCGCGATGTGCCTTTTCTTCGGGCAGGGATACGAGGAGGTCGCCCGGCTGCTGGGCGAGGGGCTGGGTGATGGGCGGCGGTCGTGGCGGGTGCCGACGACCGCCGCGATCGGGCGGGCACGCCGGCGTCTGGGCACAGAACCGTTGAGGGCATTGTTCGCCCGGGTCTGCCGGCCGGTGGCCGTGCCCGAGACGGCGGGTGCCTGGTACCGGCACTGGCGTCTGGTCGCGGTGGACGGCACGACCTTGGACGTGGCGGACACGGCGGCCAACGAGGAGTTCTTCGGCCGCCATGCCTCGACGCGCGGAGCAGCCGCGTTCCCGCAGGCACGGCTGGTCGCGCTGGCGGAATGCGGCACCCACGCGGTGTTCGGGGCCGTCATCGGTCCGCAGTCGGCGAGCGAGCAGAAACTCTCCCGGCAGCTGTTCCCCCAGCTTCAGGAAGGGATGCTCCTGCTCGCCGACCGGGGCTTTTACGGATTCGAGTTGTGGCAGGCCGCCCGGGACAGCGGCGCGGACCTGCTGTGGCGCGTGCGCAAGAGCGCGGTCCTGCCTGTCACCCAGGTCCTCGGCGATGGCTCCTACCTCAGCACGGTCCATGCCGAAAAGGACCGCAGGAGCCGCCGCAACCCGGTGGTGGTCCGGGTGATCGAGTACACCCTCGCCCGCACCGGCGACGCCACCGTCTACCGCCTGCTGACCAGCCTGCTCGATCCAGAGGAAGCACCCGCGCGGGAGCTGGCCGCGCTCTACGCCCAGCGGTGGGAGATCGAGACCACGCTGGACGAGATCAAGACTCACCAACGCGGCCCGAAGCTCATCCTGCGCTCGAAATACCCGTGGGGTGTGGAGCAGGAGATCTACGGCTTCCTCTTGGTGCACCACGCCGTCCGGCAGTTGATGCACCAAAGCGCCCTGCGCGAGGGTCTGGACCCTGACCGCCTGTCCTTCACCCGGTCCCTGCGGATCGTGCGCCGCCAGGTCCCGGCCCAGGCGGCGTTTTCCCCCCGGCCGACTCGCCCGGGCACTGGCCCGCACCCTGGCTGA
- a CDS encoding maleylpyruvate isomerase family mycothiol-dependent enzyme: MSLHPTLQPYADAWTHSIEAISELVQPLVEAEWNRRTPCPGWSVRDVVSHVMGLDSEMLGDPRPIHTLPRDLFHVTNDHQRYMEMQVDVRRHHTAPEMTSELEYMIIRRNRQLRNESRAPGTKVRGPLGTELTLEESMRRHAFDVWAHEQDLRTALGRPGNLDSPGAHVARDVLLGELPGVVAERADAPRSSAVVFDVHGPVEFLRTIRVDIQGRGTLETAPALGPAATLTLDWETYVRLACGRVTPRAAEDRIKTEGDQDLTAAILRNFTVTP; the protein is encoded by the coding sequence GTGAGTCTGCATCCCACCCTCCAGCCCTACGCCGACGCCTGGACTCACTCCATCGAGGCGATATCCGAGCTGGTCCAGCCGCTTGTGGAAGCAGAGTGGAACCGCCGTACCCCCTGCCCGGGCTGGTCGGTGCGCGACGTCGTCTCCCACGTGATGGGTCTGGACTCCGAGATGCTCGGCGACCCGCGTCCCATCCACACACTCCCGCGCGACCTCTTCCACGTCACCAATGACCACCAGCGCTACATGGAGATGCAGGTCGACGTCCGCCGCCACCACACGGCGCCGGAGATGACGTCCGAGCTGGAGTACATGATCATCCGGCGCAACCGCCAGCTCCGGAACGAGTCGCGGGCCCCCGGCACGAAGGTGCGCGGTCCGCTCGGCACCGAGCTGACCCTGGAGGAGTCGATGCGCCGGCACGCCTTCGACGTCTGGGCGCACGAGCAGGACCTGCGCACGGCGCTCGGCCGCCCCGGCAACCTCGACTCCCCCGGCGCGCACGTCGCCCGCGACGTGCTGCTCGGCGAGCTGCCGGGGGTCGTCGCCGAGCGCGCGGACGCGCCCCGCAGCTCCGCCGTCGTCTTCGACGTCCACGGTCCGGTCGAGTTCCTGCGCACCATCCGCGTCGACATCCAGGGCCGCGGCACCCTGGAGACGGCCCCCGCCCTCGGCCCCGCCGCCACCCTCACGCTCGACTGGGAGACCTACGTCCGCCTCGCCTGCGGCCGCGTGACCCCGCGAGCGGCGGAGGACCGGATCAAGACGGAGGGCGACCAGGACCTGACGGCGGCGATCCTGCGGAACTTCACGGTGACGCCGTGA
- a CDS encoding carbon-nitrogen family hydrolase yields the protein MRASLIQIAVNEGESAEGRRRRMAALVREQAGADLVVLPELWTTGAFAFEEFGAQAEPLEGPTYEAMAKAASDAGVWLHAGSVPERAADGRLYNTSLVFSPSGDLAAAYRKIHRFGFDKGEAVLMGAGRELVTVRLPGTTLGVATCYDLRFPELFRSLVDAGAETLAVPAGWPERRRSHWTLLARARAVENQAFVLACGTAGTHAGVPQAGHSIVVDPWGEVLAEAGADEEVLTVEFDPAQVARTREQFPALKDRVLGMETPRR from the coding sequence GTGCGCGCCTCTTTGATCCAAATCGCCGTGAACGAGGGTGAATCCGCCGAAGGTCGCCGCCGACGAATGGCGGCGCTGGTACGGGAGCAAGCGGGCGCCGACCTCGTCGTGCTGCCGGAGCTGTGGACCACCGGCGCGTTCGCCTTCGAGGAGTTCGGCGCGCAGGCCGAGCCGCTGGAGGGCCCGACGTACGAGGCGATGGCGAAGGCGGCGAGCGACGCCGGCGTGTGGCTGCACGCGGGGTCCGTCCCCGAGCGTGCCGCCGACGGGCGGCTGTACAACACCTCTCTCGTCTTCTCCCCCTCCGGTGACCTGGCCGCCGCCTATCGCAAGATCCACCGGTTCGGCTTCGACAAGGGCGAGGCCGTGCTGATGGGTGCGGGGCGCGAACTGGTGACGGTGCGTCTGCCGGGGACGACCCTCGGCGTGGCGACCTGCTACGACCTCCGCTTCCCCGAACTCTTCCGCTCACTCGTCGACGCCGGTGCCGAGACCCTCGCCGTCCCGGCGGGCTGGCCGGAGCGCCGCCGGTCCCACTGGACGCTCCTGGCCCGGGCGCGGGCGGTGGAGAACCAGGCGTTCGTCCTCGCGTGCGGAACGGCCGGGACGCACGCCGGGGTTCCGCAGGCCGGTCACTCGATCGTGGTCGATCCGTGGGGTGAGGTGCTGGCGGAGGCCGGTGCGGACGAGGAGGTCCTCACGGTGGAGTTCGACCCGGCGCAGGTGGCGCGGACCAGGGAGCAGTTCCCGGCGCTCAAGGACCGGGTGCTGGGGATGGAGACGCCGCGGCGCTAG
- a CDS encoding DUF2867 domain-containing protein — protein sequence MAPTGTPAIRRVRVAPAGADLASAFELPAAGLPRLTPEEWVRASYEDVPVLLRELIRAGWAGVLGLRLGPRSSARHVVGWRVVESGPGRIALEARAPSLTVRNVVTVDDSRLVWATYVRHERLTGRVLWALAAPVHHMALPLLLGRAVRRTTRGTDGA from the coding sequence ATGGCACCGACCGGTACCCCTGCCATCCGTCGCGTCCGGGTGGCCCCGGCCGGCGCCGACCTCGCGTCGGCGTTCGAGCTCCCGGCCGCCGGACTGCCCCGGCTCACGCCCGAGGAGTGGGTGCGGGCCAGCTACGAGGACGTCCCGGTACTCCTGCGCGAGCTGATCAGGGCGGGCTGGGCCGGCGTACTGGGCCTGCGGCTGGGGCCGCGGTCCTCGGCGCGGCACGTGGTGGGGTGGCGCGTGGTGGAGTCCGGGCCGGGCAGGATCGCCCTGGAGGCCCGGGCCCCGTCGCTGACCGTGCGCAACGTCGTGACCGTCGACGACTCGCGGCTGGTCTGGGCGACGTACGTGCGTCACGAACGCCTGACCGGCCGGGTGCTGTGGGCCCTGGCGGCGCCGGTGCACCACATGGCCTTGCCGCTGCT
- a CDS encoding GntR family transcriptional regulator, translated as MTTAVKQPPAADRVYTHVKQGVLERRYEGGTLLTEGELAEAVGVSRTPVREALLRLEAEGLIRLYPKKGALVLPVSAQEIADVVETRLLVEEHAARKAVPAPPGLVVRLEELLARQQEQAAAGDFAAASVTDRCFHAEIVRSGGNEILSRLYDQLRDRQLRMGVAVMHSHPDRIAKTLAEHEEILDALRSGDAEAAVGVVHRHVGWFSHLARGEVR; from the coding sequence ATGACCACGGCAGTGAAGCAGCCCCCCGCGGCGGACCGCGTCTACACCCACGTCAAGCAGGGCGTCCTGGAGCGCCGCTACGAGGGCGGGACCCTGCTCACCGAGGGTGAGCTCGCCGAGGCCGTGGGCGTCTCCCGCACCCCGGTGCGCGAGGCGCTGCTCCGGCTCGAGGCCGAGGGCCTGATCCGGCTGTACCCGAAGAAGGGCGCGCTGGTCCTGCCCGTCTCCGCGCAGGAGATCGCGGACGTGGTGGAGACCCGGCTGCTGGTGGAGGAGCACGCGGCCAGGAAGGCCGTACCCGCACCGCCCGGCCTCGTCGTACGGCTGGAGGAACTCCTCGCCCGGCAGCAGGAGCAGGCCGCCGCCGGGGACTTCGCCGCCGCCTCCGTCACCGACCGCTGCTTCCACGCCGAGATCGTCCGCAGCGGCGGCAACGAGATCCTCTCCCGCCTCTACGACCAGCTCCGCGACCGCCAACTGCGCATGGGCGTCGCCGTCATGCACTCCCACCCCGACCGGATAGCCAAGACCCTGGCCGAGCACGAGGAGATCCTCGACGCGCTGCGCTCCGGGGACGCGGAGGCGGCCGTCGGAGTGGTCCACCGGCACGTGGGCTGGTTCTCACACCTGGCCCGGGGGGAGGTCCGATGA
- a CDS encoding D-alanyl-D-alanine carboxypeptidase family protein encodes MINDIHGVRRRRAVAVALTSGAVLATGALSTAPAQAAAVPARSVSAPAKTAVVPARSLSAPAPAAPSIAAKGGFLMNDANGGSLYTKAADTRRSTGSTTKIMTAKVVLSQPKLNLDAKVTIQMAYSDYIVSKNASSARLIVGDKVTVRQLLYGLMLPSGCDAAYALADKFGSGGTRAARVKSFIGKMNSTAKSLGLKNTHFDSFDGIGNGKNYSTPRDLTKLASSAMKSSTFRTIVKTKKYTAKTVTKKGGTRTMAPWTNTNTLLGSYSGAIGVKTGSGPEAKYCLVFAATRKGKTVIGTVLTSSSSAQRTTDATKLMNYGFGRI; translated from the coding sequence TTGATAAACGACATTCACGGCGTCCGCCGCCGCAGAGCCGTCGCCGTCGCCCTGACCAGCGGCGCCGTACTCGCGACCGGAGCCCTCTCCACCGCACCCGCGCAGGCCGCCGCCGTGCCCGCGCGAAGCGTCTCCGCACCCGCGAAGACAGCCGTCGTGCCCGCGCGGAGCCTGTCCGCACCCGCGCCGGCCGCGCCCTCGATCGCCGCCAAGGGCGGCTTCCTGATGAACGACGCGAACGGCGGGTCGCTCTACACCAAGGCCGCGGACACCAGGCGTTCCACGGGCTCCACGACCAAGATCATGACCGCCAAGGTCGTGCTCTCGCAGCCCAAGCTGAACCTGGACGCCAAGGTCACGATCCAGATGGCGTACAGCGACTACATCGTGTCGAAGAACGCCTCCTCCGCCCGCCTGATCGTCGGCGACAAGGTGACGGTCCGGCAGTTGCTGTACGGGCTGATGCTGCCGTCCGGCTGCGACGCCGCGTACGCGCTCGCCGACAAGTTCGGCTCGGGCGGGACGCGGGCGGCCCGGGTGAAGTCGTTCATCGGCAAGATGAACTCCACCGCCAAGAGCCTCGGCCTGAAGAACACGCACTTCGACTCGTTCGACGGCATCGGCAACGGCAAGAACTACTCCACGCCGCGCGACCTGACGAAGCTCGCGAGCAGCGCGATGAAGAGCTCCACCTTCCGCACCATCGTCAAGACGAAGAAGTACACGGCGAAGACGGTCACCAAGAAGGGCGGCACCCGCACGATGGCGCCCTGGACCAACACCAACACCCTGCTCGGCAGTTACAGCGGCGCGATCGGCGTGAAGACCGGGTCGGGACCGGAGGCCAAGTACTGCCTGGTCTTCGCCGCCACCCGGAAGGGCAAGACCGTCATCGGCACGGTCCTGACCTCCTCGTCCTCGGCCCAGCGCACCACGGACGCGACGAAGCTCATGAACTACGGGTTCGGCAGGATCTGA
- a CDS encoding alpha-ketoacid dehydrogenase subunit beta, producing MALAKAINESLRRALDSDPKVLIMGEDVGKLGGVFRVTDGLQKDFGEDRVIDTPLAESGIVGTAIGLALRGYRPVVEIQFDGFVFPAYDQIVTQLAKMHARSLGKVKMPVVIRIPYGGGIGAVEHHSESPEALFAHVAGLKVVSPSNSADAFWMMQQAIQSDDPVIYFEPKRRYWDKAEVDTEAIPGPLHTARVVREGGDLTLAAYGPMVKLCQEVADAAAEEGRSLEVVDLRSISPVDFDTVQASVEKTRRLVVVHEAPVFLGSGAEIAARITERCFYHLEAPVLRVGGYHAPYPPARLEEEYLPDLDRVLDAVDRSLAY from the coding sequence ATGGCGCTGGCCAAGGCGATCAACGAGTCGCTGCGCCGCGCGCTGGACTCGGACCCCAAGGTCCTGATCATGGGCGAGGACGTCGGCAAGCTCGGCGGCGTCTTCCGGGTCACCGACGGTCTGCAGAAGGACTTCGGCGAGGACCGGGTCATCGACACCCCGCTGGCCGAGTCCGGCATCGTCGGCACCGCCATCGGCCTCGCCCTGCGCGGCTACCGCCCGGTGGTGGAGATCCAGTTCGACGGCTTCGTCTTCCCGGCCTACGACCAGATCGTCACCCAGCTCGCGAAGATGCACGCCCGCTCGCTGGGCAAGGTCAAGATGCCGGTCGTCATCCGCATCCCCTACGGCGGCGGCATCGGCGCGGTCGAGCACCACTCCGAGTCCCCGGAGGCGCTGTTCGCGCACGTGGCGGGCCTGAAGGTGGTCTCCCCGTCGAATTCGGCCGACGCGTTCTGGATGATGCAGCAGGCCATCCAGAGCGACGACCCGGTGATCTACTTCGAGCCCAAGCGGCGTTACTGGGACAAGGCCGAGGTCGACACCGAGGCCATTCCCGGCCCGCTGCACACCGCGCGCGTGGTCCGCGAGGGCGGCGACCTGACGCTGGCCGCGTACGGCCCGATGGTGAAGCTCTGCCAGGAGGTCGCCGACGCGGCCGCCGAGGAGGGCCGCTCCCTGGAGGTCGTGGACCTGCGCTCGATCTCGCCGGTCGACTTCGACACGGTCCAGGCGTCGGTGGAGAAGACCCGCCGCCTGGTCGTGGTCCACGAGGCACCCGTGTTCCTCGGCTCCGGCGCGGAGATCGCGGCCCGGATCACGGAGCGCTGCTTCTACCACCTGGAGGCCCCGGTGCTGAGGGTCGGCGGCTACCACGCCCCGTATCCGCCGGCCCGCCTGGAGGAGGAGTACCTGCCCGACCTGGACCGGGTGCTGGATGCCGTCGACCGCTCGCTGGCGTACTGA
- a CDS encoding BRO-N domain-containing protein, whose protein sequence is MNEPGKRRNSAERHEAIDVNDFVYAATGARVRRLTMPDGNHWFPAADVCKELGYTTTRKALLDHVPEEHRDNLETVTGSHSLGVPAGRSWRRDLQLIDLQGLILLVNACTKPACAPFKQWVAEVIETVQREGSYSLDEAEVQPAAAGAPIAYAMPDQVAEAIVRLEAHNLKLDEELAEGQRTSIALQKEMLSTQQATLAAQQATLAVQQAMVHALERIADRFDTLVLHQGGALGQLAPAPTTESVLADWRQRLSVTEGVWTVALVIAPVLVEKGELREPLESIAARTGLSVRRVNECLRLLRTHACIRSRGGAENGAPVYVLNRS, encoded by the coding sequence ATGAACGAACCCGGCAAACGGCGGAACTCCGCCGAGCGGCACGAGGCGATCGACGTCAACGATTTCGTGTACGCGGCCACCGGCGCCCGAGTGCGGAGGCTGACCATGCCCGACGGAAACCACTGGTTCCCGGCGGCGGACGTGTGCAAGGAGTTGGGATACACCACGACCCGAAAGGCGCTTCTCGATCACGTTCCGGAGGAGCATCGAGACAATCTCGAGACTGTGACTGGAAGTCACAGTCTCGGCGTTCCCGCAGGTAGGAGCTGGCGCCGAGACCTGCAACTCATCGATCTCCAAGGTCTCATCCTCCTCGTCAACGCCTGCACCAAACCGGCCTGCGCCCCCTTCAAGCAGTGGGTCGCCGAGGTCATCGAGACCGTGCAGCGCGAGGGTTCGTACTCTCTGGACGAGGCCGAGGTGCAGCCCGCCGCAGCCGGCGCGCCCATCGCCTACGCCATGCCGGACCAGGTGGCCGAGGCGATCGTCCGGCTGGAGGCGCACAATCTGAAGCTGGACGAGGAGCTGGCCGAGGGCCAACGTACGTCGATCGCGTTGCAGAAGGAGATGCTGTCCACGCAGCAGGCCACCCTCGCCGCCCAGCAGGCCACCCTCGCCGTGCAACAGGCCATGGTGCACGCCTTGGAGCGCATCGCGGACCGGTTCGACACCCTGGTCCTCCACCAGGGCGGAGCCCTCGGCCAGCTCGCCCCGGCACCCACCACGGAGTCCGTACTGGCCGACTGGCGGCAGCGGTTGTCCGTGACGGAGGGCGTGTGGACGGTCGCCCTGGTCATCGCGCCGGTGCTCGTCGAGAAGGGGGAGCTGCGGGAGCCTCTGGAGTCGATCGCCGCCCGTACCGGGCTCTCCGTACGGCGGGTCAACGAGTGCCTGCGGCTGCTGCGCACCCATGCCTGCATCCGCTCACGGGGCGGGGCCGAGAACGGCGCTCCGGTGTACGTGCTGAACCGGAGCTAA
- a CDS encoding dihydrolipoamide acetyltransferase family protein — protein MTEGSVREFKMPDVGEGLTEAEILKWYVQPGDTVTDGQVVCEVETAKAAVELPIPYDGVVRELHFPEGTTVDVGTSIIAVAVGDAAAASVPEPAQASAEGTADTAVAPAAATEAEEKKPEGRQPVLVGYGVATSSTRRRPRKSAEAPAQAASAAIQAEMNGHGPAAPVTRERPLAKPPVRKLAKDLGVDLATVTPTGPDGIITREDVHAAAAPGQAPEAEAAPAAPAAVRPAAPSAAPAAVSYDSARETRVPVKGVRKATAAAMVGSAFTAPHVTEFVTVDVTRTMKLVEELKQDKEFTGLRVNPLLLIAKALLVAIKRNPDVNASWDEAAQEIVVKHYVNLGIAAATPRGLIVPNIKDAHAKTLPQLAESLGELVSTAREGKTSPAAMQGGTVTITNVGVFGVDTGTPILNPGEAAILAVGAIKPQPWVHKGKVKPRQVTTLALSFDHRLVDGELGSKVLADVAAILEQPKRLIRWA, from the coding sequence ATGACCGAAGGGTCCGTACGCGAGTTCAAGATGCCCGACGTGGGCGAGGGACTCACCGAGGCCGAGATCCTCAAGTGGTATGTCCAGCCCGGTGACACGGTCACCGACGGCCAGGTGGTGTGCGAGGTCGAGACGGCGAAGGCCGCCGTCGAACTGCCCATCCCCTACGACGGCGTGGTCCGCGAGCTGCACTTCCCCGAGGGCACCACCGTCGACGTGGGTACGTCGATCATCGCGGTGGCCGTGGGCGACGCGGCGGCGGCCTCCGTGCCGGAACCGGCGCAGGCGTCCGCCGAGGGCACGGCGGACACGGCGGTCGCGCCGGCCGCCGCGACCGAGGCGGAGGAGAAGAAGCCGGAGGGCCGCCAGCCGGTTCTGGTCGGCTACGGGGTGGCCACCTCCTCGACCCGCCGCCGCCCCCGCAAGAGCGCGGAGGCCCCGGCCCAGGCCGCCTCGGCCGCGATCCAGGCCGAGATGAACGGCCACGGACCGGCCGCGCCGGTCACTCGCGAGCGCCCGCTCGCCAAGCCCCCGGTGCGCAAGCTGGCCAAGGACCTCGGCGTCGACCTGGCCACGGTCACCCCGACCGGCCCGGACGGCATCATCACGCGTGAGGACGTGCACGCGGCGGCCGCCCCGGGGCAGGCCCCGGAGGCCGAGGCGGCACCGGCGGCACCCGCCGCCGTCCGGCCCGCGGCCCCCTCCGCGGCCCCGGCCGCGGTGTCGTACGACTCGGCGCGCGAGACCCGCGTCCCGGTCAAGGGCGTCCGCAAGGCGACGGCGGCGGCGATGGTCGGCTCGGCGTTCACGGCGCCGCACGTCACCGAGTTCGTGACGGTCGACGTGACGCGCACGATGAAGCTGGTCGAGGAGCTGAAGCAGGACAAGGAGTTCACGGGCCTGCGGGTGAACCCGCTCCTGCTGATCGCCAAGGCCCTGCTGGTCGCCATCAAGCGCAACCCGGACGTCAACGCCTCCTGGGACGAGGCGGCCCAGGAGATCGTGGTCAAGCACTACGTCAACCTGGGCATCGCCGCGGCGACCCCGCGCGGCCTGATCGTCCCGAACATCAAGGACGCCCACGCCAAGACGCTGCCGCAACTGGCGGAGTCCCTGGGCGAACTGGTGTCGACGGCCCGGGAGGGCAAGACCTCCCCGGCCGCCATGCAGGGCGGCACGGTGACCATCACCAACGTGGGCGTCTTCGGCGTCGACACCGGCACGCCGATCCTCAACCCCGGCGAGGCCGCGATCCTCGCGGTCGGCGCGATCAAGCCCCAGCCGTGGGTGCACAAGGGCAAGGTGAAGCCGCGTCAGGTGACCACGCTGGCGCTGAGCTTCGACCACCGCCTGGTCGACGGCGAGCTGGGCTCCAAGGTCCTCGCCGACGTGGCGGCGATCCTGGAACAGCCGAAGCGGTTGATCAGATGGGCGTGA
- a CDS encoding MFS transporter produces the protein MSSATSAGKILPGDPPGGRRAIAVWGIGVSVYFVAVIFRTSLGVAGLDAADRFHVNASALSTFSILQLLVYAGMQIPVGLLVDRLGTKKVLGIGVVLFTAGQLGFAFSPSYGMALASRALLGCGDAMTFISVLRLGTRWFPARRGPMVAQLAGLVGMAGNLVSTLVLARLLHGIGWTAAFAGSALAGVVVLVLLVLFLKDHPEGHEPEPLPHQGAAYVRRQIAMSWREPGTRLGLWVHFTTQFPAMVFLLLWGMPFLVEAQGLSRATAGGLLTLVVLSNMTVGLVYGQVIARHHAARLPLALGTVGATALLWAATLAYPADHAPMWLLVVLCAVLGACGPASMIGFDFARPANPPERQGTASGITNMGGFVASMTTLFAVGLLLDATGDDYGVAFSSVFVLQALGVTQILRLRKRAARRERERLVASRVETVHVPV, from the coding sequence ATGAGTTCGGCCACGTCGGCCGGGAAGATCCTGCCCGGTGATCCGCCGGGCGGCCGGCGCGCGATCGCCGTCTGGGGGATCGGCGTCTCCGTCTACTTCGTCGCCGTCATCTTCCGTACGTCCCTGGGGGTGGCCGGCCTCGACGCCGCCGACCGCTTCCACGTCAACGCCTCCGCCCTGTCCACCTTCTCCATCCTCCAACTGCTGGTCTACGCCGGTATGCAGATACCGGTCGGCCTGCTGGTCGACCGGCTCGGCACCAAGAAGGTGCTGGGCATCGGCGTCGTCCTGTTCACGGCGGGGCAGTTGGGCTTCGCCTTCTCCCCCTCGTACGGCATGGCGCTCGCCTCGCGGGCCCTGCTGGGCTGCGGGGACGCGATGACGTTCATCAGCGTGCTGCGGCTGGGCACCCGCTGGTTCCCGGCCCGGCGCGGGCCGATGGTCGCCCAGCTCGCCGGACTGGTCGGCATGGCGGGCAACCTGGTCTCCACCCTCGTCCTGGCCCGGCTGCTGCACGGCATCGGCTGGACGGCCGCGTTCGCGGGCAGCGCGCTGGCGGGCGTGGTCGTCCTCGTCCTCCTGGTGCTCTTCCTGAAGGACCACCCCGAGGGGCACGAGCCGGAGCCGCTGCCCCACCAGGGGGCCGCGTACGTACGGCGGCAGATCGCCATGTCCTGGCGGGAGCCGGGGACGCGGCTCGGGCTGTGGGTGCACTTCACCACCCAGTTCCCGGCGATGGTGTTCCTGCTGCTGTGGGGGATGCCGTTCCTGGTCGAGGCGCAGGGGCTGTCCCGCGCCACGGCCGGCGGGCTGCTCACCCTCGTCGTGCTGTCCAACATGACGGTCGGCCTGGTCTACGGCCAGGTCATCGCCCGTCACCACGCGGCGCGGCTGCCGCTGGCGCTCGGCACGGTCGGCGCGACGGCGCTCCTGTGGGCGGCGACGCTCGCCTACCCGGCCGACCACGCGCCGATGTGGCTGCTCGTCGTGCTGTGCGCGGTGCTGGGCGCGTGCGGGCCGGCGTCGATGATCGGTTTCGACTTCGCGCGGCCGGCGAATCCGCCGGAGCGGCAGGGCACGGCGTCCGGGATCACGAACATGGGCGGTTTCGTGGCGTCGATGACCACGTTGTTCGCGGTGGGGCTGCTGCTGGACGCGACCGGGGACGACTACGGGGTCGCCTTCTCGTCCGTGTTCGTGTTGCAGGCGCTCGGGGTGACGCAGATCCTGCGGCTGCGGAAGCGGGCGGCTCGCCGGGAGCGGGAGCGGTTGGTGGCGAGCCGGGTGGAGACGGTGCACGTCCCCGTGTAG